One segment of Streptomyces sp. NBC_01463 DNA contains the following:
- a CDS encoding alpha/beta hydrolase: MVMGNNASNSAPAHRARRLLAAATVVVLAALGTVPAAADGRRDSAPRPSATTTDARHTARGALLSITPVATVGRAGVKDFLASAGMDTATVRHGVRAYRLTYRTLTPQGAPTTATGLFVLPDGGAHRLDLVSDTHGTMVHRDYAPSVGEDFGRYAPYLHASAGRAVAAPDYLGLGEGPGHHPYMDTASSVSASLDMLRASRTAAQRLDRPLTGDVYASGFSQGGQVAMALGKALRNGADRRFTLKALAPVSGPYDIEHAEIPALFDGRVNDTSGLFYMTYFLTAQNRIHPLYEDPAEVFRAPYADIAEELFGTHHTEEEIFTALPGTLKDLLTDAYYEKVQHPSGALLAAVRAQDGNCAWRPGVPVRLYSASGDTDVPIANARACAADLAAHGTKVPVTDQGAADHNGTYLKSGPQIVRWFDALAARG; this comes from the coding sequence CTGGTCATGGGAAACAACGCGAGCAACTCCGCCCCGGCCCACCGCGCACGACGACTCCTGGCCGCCGCCACGGTGGTGGTCCTCGCCGCACTGGGAACCGTGCCCGCCGCGGCGGACGGCCGCCGGGACTCCGCACCGCGGCCGTCCGCGACCACCACCGACGCGCGGCACACCGCCCGCGGAGCCCTCCTGTCGATCACGCCCGTCGCCACCGTCGGCCGGGCCGGCGTGAAGGACTTCCTCGCCTCGGCGGGCATGGACACGGCCACCGTCCGGCACGGCGTGCGGGCCTACCGGCTCACCTACCGCACCCTCACCCCGCAGGGCGCGCCCACCACCGCCACCGGCCTGTTCGTGCTCCCCGACGGCGGCGCCCACCGGCTGGACCTGGTCTCCGACACCCACGGCACGATGGTCCACCGCGACTACGCGCCCTCCGTCGGCGAGGACTTCGGCCGCTACGCCCCGTATCTGCACGCCTCGGCCGGGCGGGCGGTCGCCGCCCCGGACTACCTGGGCCTGGGCGAGGGCCCCGGACACCACCCGTACATGGACACCGCCTCGTCCGTCAGCGCCTCGCTCGACATGCTCCGCGCCTCCCGCACCGCCGCGCAGCGCCTGGACCGCCCGCTGACCGGCGACGTGTACGCGAGCGGCTTCTCGCAGGGCGGCCAGGTCGCGATGGCCCTGGGCAAGGCGCTGCGGAACGGGGCCGACCGGCGCTTCACCCTGAAGGCCCTGGCCCCCGTCTCCGGCCCGTACGACATCGAGCACGCCGAGATCCCCGCACTCTTCGACGGCAGGGTCAACGACACCAGCGGCCTCTTCTACATGACGTACTTCCTCACCGCACAGAACCGGATCCACCCGCTGTACGAGGACCCCGCCGAGGTGTTCCGCGCACCGTACGCGGACATCGCCGAGGAGCTCTTCGGCACCCACCACACCGAGGAGGAGATCTTCACGGCCCTGCCCGGCACGCTGAAGGACCTGCTCACCGACGCGTACTACGAGAAGGTCCAGCACCCGAGCGGGGCGCTGCTGGCAGCGGTCCGCGCACAGGACGGCAACTGCGCGTGGCGGCCGGGCGTGCCGGTGCGCCTCTACTCCGCGTCGGGCGACACCGACGTCCCGATCGCCAACGCCCGCGCCTGCGCCGCCGATCTGGCGGCGCACGGCACGAAGGTGCCGGTGACCGACCAGGGCGCCGCCGACCACAACGGCACCTACCTGAAGTCCGGTCCGCAGATCGTGCGCTGGTTCGACGCGCTGGCCGCGCGCGGATGA
- a CDS encoding lytic transglycosylase domain-containing protein: MSFARNILARRKSAVAGAAVLLGASGVALGVSPAMAATTAAPTSAAASAQDTAKSMIGDDAQFQCFSNIVSHESGWNPSATNASSGAYGLVQALPGSKMASAGSDWQTNPSTQIKWGMDYMNSRYGSPCGAWSFWQANNWY, from the coding sequence GTGTCGTTCGCCCGTAACATCCTCGCCCGTCGCAAGTCCGCCGTCGCCGGTGCAGCAGTGCTGCTGGGTGCCTCCGGTGTGGCTCTGGGCGTCTCCCCGGCCATGGCGGCCACCACCGCCGCGCCGACGTCCGCTGCCGCGAGTGCGCAGGACACGGCGAAGTCGATGATCGGTGACGACGCGCAGTTCCAGTGCTTCAGCAACATCGTCAGCCACGAGAGCGGCTGGAACCCGAGCGCGACCAACGCCTCCTCCGGCGCCTACGGCCTGGTCCAGGCCCTGCCCGGTTCGAAGATGGCGTCCGCCGGCTCCGACTGGCAGACCAACCCCAGCACCCAGATCAAGTGGGGCATGGACTACATGAACTCCCGCTACGGCAGCCCGTGCGGCGCCTGGTCGTTCTGGCAGGCCAACAACTGGTACTGA
- a CDS encoding ECF transporter S component codes for MTGTKVRGARPVRLGPRAVAALVLISAIGVAAFGWPLLAGPDSGLAHSQDAPWLFAALLPLLVGVVVAMIADAGLDAKAVAMLGVLAAVGAALRPLGAGTAGLEPMFFLMVLSGRVLGPGFGFVLGSVTMFASALLTGGVGPWMPFQMLSMGWFAMGAGMLPGPDRLRGRAELLMLAAYGAVASFAYGTVMNLYGWTIVPGLGSGISFHPGDALADNLVRFLAYCTATSLGWDLGRAVLTVVLTLTVGTALLKALRRATRRAAFEAQVTFGVPEE; via the coding sequence ATGACCGGCACGAAGGTCCGGGGCGCGCGGCCGGTGCGGCTCGGGCCGCGGGCCGTCGCCGCGCTGGTGCTGATCAGCGCGATCGGGGTGGCCGCCTTCGGCTGGCCGCTGCTGGCCGGCCCGGACTCCGGGCTCGCGCATTCGCAGGACGCGCCGTGGCTGTTCGCCGCGCTGCTGCCGCTGCTGGTCGGGGTGGTGGTCGCGATGATCGCGGACGCCGGGCTCGACGCGAAGGCGGTGGCGATGCTGGGGGTGCTGGCCGCGGTCGGTGCCGCGCTGCGGCCGCTGGGGGCGGGCACGGCGGGGCTTGAGCCGATGTTCTTCCTGATGGTGCTGAGCGGGCGGGTGCTGGGGCCGGGCTTCGGCTTCGTGCTCGGCTCGGTGACGATGTTCGCCTCCGCGCTGCTGACCGGCGGAGTGGGTCCGTGGATGCCGTTCCAGATGCTGTCCATGGGCTGGTTCGCCATGGGCGCCGGGATGCTGCCGGGGCCGGACCGGCTGCGCGGGCGCGCCGAGCTGCTGATGCTCGCCGCGTACGGAGCGGTGGCGTCGTTCGCGTACGGGACGGTCATGAATCTGTACGGGTGGACGATCGTGCCGGGGCTCGGCTCGGGCATCTCCTTCCATCCCGGTGACGCGCTGGCCGACAACCTGGTGCGGTTCCTGGCGTACTGCACGGCCACCTCGCTGGGCTGGGACCTGGGGCGTGCCGTGCTCACCGTCGTCCTGACACTCACCGTCGGAACCGCGCTGCTGAAGGCGCTGCGCCGGGCCACCCGCCGCGCGGCCTTCGAGGCCCAGGTCACATTCGGGGTCCCGGAGGAGTGA
- a CDS encoding ATP-binding cassette domain-containing protein, with protein sequence MIRFDDVSVQYEGVGHPTLSGVDLTVPEGELVLLVGPSGVGKSTLLGAVSGLVPHFTGGRLTGRVTVDGRDTRTHKPRELADLVGTVGQDPLSHFVTDTVEDELAYGMESLGLAPDVMRRRVEETLDLLGLATLRDRPIATLSGGQQQRVAIGSVLTPHPRVLVLDEPTSALDPAAAEEVLAVLQRLVHDLGTTVLMAEHRLERVVQYADQVVLLPSRGAAPVMGAPADVMALSPVHPPVVALGRTAGWDPLPLSVRDARRRAEGMRERLAGVTPGPVGGSGEARRLPPQVPAPHPAPRRSALARLFARAPQQEAPGPDADATNRVERLAVRRGRVEALRRVTLTVAPGETVALMGRNGAGKSTLLGALVGMVEPTSGTVLVGGRTPHRTPPHEMVRRVGLVPQEPRDLLYADTVAAECAAADADAGAAPGSCRALVSELLPGVADATHPRDLSEGQRLALALALVLTARPPLLLLDEPTRGLDYAAKARLVAVLRTLAAEGHAIVLATHDVELAAELAHRVVILADGEVVADGPTPEVVVSSPAFAPQIAKILAPQEWLTVSQVRAALDGDA encoded by the coding sequence GTGATCCGGTTCGACGATGTTTCGGTGCAGTACGAGGGGGTCGGGCACCCGACCCTGTCGGGGGTCGATCTGACCGTTCCGGAGGGTGAGCTGGTGCTCCTCGTCGGGCCTTCGGGGGTCGGCAAGTCGACTCTGCTGGGTGCCGTGTCGGGGCTCGTACCGCACTTCACCGGTGGCCGGCTGACCGGGCGGGTCACCGTCGACGGGCGCGACACCCGCACCCACAAGCCCCGTGAGCTGGCCGATCTGGTCGGCACGGTGGGCCAGGACCCGCTCTCCCACTTCGTGACCGACACGGTCGAGGACGAGCTGGCGTACGGCATGGAGTCGCTGGGCCTCGCCCCGGACGTGATGCGGCGGCGGGTCGAGGAGACCCTCGATCTCCTGGGCCTCGCCACGCTGCGCGACCGGCCGATCGCCACGCTCTCCGGAGGCCAGCAGCAGCGGGTCGCGATCGGTTCCGTCCTGACCCCGCATCCCCGGGTCCTCGTGCTGGACGAGCCGACGTCCGCGCTGGACCCGGCGGCGGCCGAGGAGGTTCTCGCGGTCCTCCAGCGGCTCGTCCACGACCTGGGGACGACGGTCCTGATGGCGGAGCACCGGCTGGAGCGGGTGGTGCAGTACGCGGACCAGGTCGTCCTGCTGCCGTCCCGGGGCGCCGCCCCGGTGATGGGGGCGCCCGCCGATGTGATGGCGCTCTCGCCGGTGCATCCACCGGTGGTGGCGCTGGGGCGGACGGCCGGCTGGGATCCGCTGCCGTTGTCGGTCCGCGACGCCCGGCGCCGGGCCGAGGGGATGCGGGAGCGGCTGGCGGGCGTGACGCCCGGACCGGTCGGCGGCAGCGGCGAAGCCCGGCGGCTTCCCCCGCAGGTGCCCGCTCCGCACCCCGCGCCGCGGCGGTCCGCCCTGGCCCGGCTGTTCGCCCGCGCCCCGCAGCAGGAGGCCCCCGGGCCGGACGCCGACGCCACCAACCGCGTGGAGCGTCTCGCGGTGCGGCGCGGCCGTGTCGAGGCGCTGCGCCGGGTGACCCTGACCGTCGCCCCGGGCGAGACCGTCGCCCTGATGGGGCGCAACGGCGCGGGCAAGTCCACCCTGCTCGGCGCCCTCGTCGGCATGGTCGAGCCCACCTCCGGCACCGTCCTCGTCGGCGGCCGCACCCCGCACCGCACGCCGCCGCACGAGATGGTGCGCCGCGTCGGGCTCGTACCGCAGGAGCCGCGCGATCTACTGTACGCGGACACCGTCGCCGCCGAGTGCGCGGCGGCCGACGCCGACGCGGGCGCCGCGCCGGGCAGCTGCCGGGCCCTGGTCTCGGAGCTGCTGCCGGGTGTGGCGGACGCCACGCACCCCCGGGATCTGTCCGAGGGCCAGCGGCTCGCGCTGGCGCTCGCGCTCGTGCTGACCGCCCGGCCCCCGCTGCTGCTCCTGGACGAGCCGACCCGCGGTCTGGACTACGCGGCGAAGGCCCGGCTCGTCGCGGTGCTGCGCACGCTGGCGGCCGAGGGCCATGCGATCGTGCTGGCCACCCATGACGTGGAGCTGGCCGCCGAGCTGGCCCACCGGGTGGTGATCCTCGCCGACGGAGAGGTGGTGGCGGACGGTCCGACGCCGGAGGTCGTGGTGTCGTCCCCCGCGTTCGCCCCGCAGATCGCCAAGATCCTCGCCCCGCAGGAGTGGCTCACCGTGTCCCAGGTCCGGGCGGCGCTGGACGGTGACGCATGA
- a CDS encoding energy-coupling factor transporter transmembrane protein EcfT, whose protein sequence is MTGRTAAGGTGAAAGPFRAWRAPVATRSNALPAGAWWLWALGLATAASRTTNPLLLGLLVGVAGYVVAARRTDAPWARSYGAFIKIGLFVIGVRLLFSVFLGSPIPGTHVVFTLPEVPLPEWAKGVRIGGRVTAEQLLFALYDGAKLAALLICVGAANSLANPARLLKSLPGALYEAGVAVVVAMTFAPNMVADVVRLRTARRLRGRPTGGVRAVLQIGLPVLEGALERSVAVAASMDARGYGRTAHVPAAVRHTTNVLTLGGLLGVCAGTYGLLAAQGAVYGLPLLAVGLVAAMAGLRLGGARSVRTRYRPDRWGARAWLVAGSGAAVAVAMIWAGSADPAALHPGVVPLTAPVLPLWPAAAVLTGLLPAVVAPVPPSPTGSPAAPSPTGFEEQV, encoded by the coding sequence ATGACCGGGCGGACGGCGGCCGGCGGCACGGGCGCCGCGGCCGGCCCGTTCCGGGCCTGGCGCGCGCCCGTCGCCACCCGGAGCAACGCGCTGCCCGCCGGGGCCTGGTGGCTGTGGGCCCTCGGGCTCGCCACCGCCGCGTCCCGGACCACCAACCCGCTGCTGCTCGGCCTGCTGGTCGGCGTGGCCGGGTACGTCGTGGCCGCGCGGCGCACCGACGCTCCGTGGGCCCGTTCGTACGGGGCGTTCATCAAGATCGGGCTGTTCGTCATCGGGGTGCGGCTGCTCTTCTCCGTCTTCCTCGGGTCCCCGATCCCGGGGACGCATGTCGTGTTCACGCTGCCCGAGGTGCCGCTGCCCGAGTGGGCGAAGGGCGTGCGGATCGGCGGCCGGGTGACCGCCGAGCAACTGCTGTTCGCGCTGTACGACGGGGCGAAGCTGGCCGCGCTGCTGATCTGTGTCGGCGCCGCGAACTCGCTGGCCAATCCGGCCCGGCTGTTGAAGTCGCTGCCCGGTGCGCTGTACGAGGCCGGGGTGGCCGTCGTCGTCGCGATGACGTTCGCGCCGAACATGGTCGCCGACGTGGTGCGGCTGCGGACCGCCCGGCGGCTGCGCGGCCGGCCGACCGGCGGGGTGCGGGCCGTGCTCCAGATCGGGCTGCCGGTGCTGGAGGGCGCGCTGGAGCGGTCGGTCGCGGTGGCGGCGTCGATGGACGCGCGCGGTTACGGGCGTACCGCCCACGTGCCGGCCGCCGTCCGGCACACCACGAACGTCCTCACGCTCGGCGGGCTGCTGGGGGTCTGCGCCGGTACGTACGGGCTGCTCGCCGCGCAGGGTGCGGTGTACGGGCTGCCGCTGCTGGCCGTCGGGCTCGTCGCCGCGATGGCCGGGCTGCGGCTCGGCGGGGCGCGGTCTGTGCGGACCCGCTACCGGCCCGACCGGTGGGGCGCGAGGGCCTGGCTGGTCGCGGGGTCCGGTGCGGCGGTCGCGGTGGCGATGATCTGGGCGGGCAGCGCGGATCCGGCGGCGCTGCACCCCGGTGTCGTACCGCTGACCGCGCCCGTGCTGCCGCTGTGGCCCGCCGCCGCGGTGCTGACCGGACTGCTGCCGGCGGTCGTCGCGCCCGTCCCGCCGTCCCCCACAGGCTCGCCCGCCGCGCCTTCCCCCACAGGCTTCGAGGAGCAGGTGTGA
- a CDS encoding SCO2322 family protein, translating into MVVLLLGAFLAVLGAGTAQAAGYRYWSFWEGSGTGWAYATQGPSLVRPDDGSVQGFRFSVSADSQDASKPRRAPDFAKICADTPAKDGTKRVALVIDPGTAADAPDGETPPAPRSVCAQVPEDASSADALASVAKPLRYGSDALLCAISGYPASGCGEQVSGDGASTGGSSKKASAPAGDSGSDGGGGPSAGVLVGIGAVLLLGIAAVAQARRRRG; encoded by the coding sequence CTGGTGGTCCTGCTCCTGGGCGCCTTCCTGGCCGTGCTCGGTGCGGGCACGGCCCAGGCAGCGGGCTACCGCTACTGGTCGTTCTGGGAGGGCTCCGGCACCGGGTGGGCCTACGCCACCCAGGGGCCGTCGCTGGTGCGTCCGGACGACGGTTCGGTGCAGGGCTTCCGGTTCTCCGTGAGCGCGGACTCGCAGGACGCCTCCAAGCCGCGCCGCGCCCCCGACTTCGCGAAGATCTGCGCGGACACCCCGGCCAAGGACGGCACCAAGCGGGTCGCGCTCGTCATCGACCCCGGTACGGCCGCCGACGCCCCGGACGGGGAGACTCCGCCCGCGCCGCGGAGCGTGTGCGCGCAGGTTCCCGAGGACGCGAGCAGCGCGGACGCCCTCGCCTCGGTGGCCAAGCCGCTGCGCTACGGCAGTGACGCGCTGCTCTGCGCGATCTCCGGCTACCCGGCCTCAGGCTGCGGTGAGCAGGTGTCCGGGGACGGGGCCAGTACCGGGGGCAGTAGCAAGAAGGCCTCTGCTCCCGCCGGCGACAGCGGGTCCGACGGCGGCGGCGGGCCGTCCGCCGGGGTTCTCGTCGGGATCGGCGCCGTCCTGCTCCTCGGCATCGCCGCAGTCGCGCAGGCCCGCCGCCGCCGCGGATGA
- a CDS encoding terpene cyclase/mutase family protein: protein MTVRRSAAALAATATVLCAAAAPAAVAAPSPSPSPSVALPSGLYGTKDPTYDGVWRQSLAFASQRAVGVTPAAKAVDWLIGQQCDSGAFPAYRPDPSVACDDKTMIDTNATAAAVQALHEVRGHEDLVHNGVSWLKSVQNKDGGWGYTAGGPSDANSTSIVIGALARAGEKLGDVTTDGGKTPYDALLTFAIPCGGKDGGAFAYQPDKAGKLVANGDATAAAVLGSLGKGLVVGNNAAVKDPTCTKGAVAKPEQAAQNGAYYLAGALAESGHLDSPPMPGAEDSAPQPDFGNTADAVVALSASGHKDKAAASVKWLEKNSAAWAKENGPAAYAQLVMAAHATGTDVHDFGGADLVAQLNATGPEPAAVKKPTASETKEEEKKDSGDGDGIGGVWWFVGIGLAVGAGAGFLISGRRKNQQL from the coding sequence ATGACCGTACGCCGCAGCGCAGCCGCGCTCGCCGCCACCGCCACCGTGCTCTGTGCGGCCGCAGCCCCGGCCGCAGTCGCCGCGCCGTCCCCCTCCCCCTCGCCGTCCGTGGCCCTGCCCTCGGGGCTGTACGGCACGAAGGACCCGACGTACGACGGGGTCTGGCGGCAGTCGCTGGCCTTCGCCTCGCAGCGCGCCGTGGGCGTCACGCCCGCCGCCAAGGCCGTCGACTGGCTGATCGGGCAGCAGTGCGACAGCGGGGCGTTCCCCGCGTACCGTCCGGACCCGTCCGTGGCCTGCGACGACAAGACCATGATCGACACCAATGCGACCGCGGCCGCCGTACAGGCGCTGCACGAGGTCCGCGGGCACGAGGACCTCGTGCACAACGGGGTGTCCTGGCTGAAGTCCGTACAGAACAAGGACGGCGGCTGGGGTTACACCGCCGGCGGCCCGAGCGACGCGAACTCCACCTCGATCGTGATCGGCGCCCTCGCCCGGGCCGGGGAGAAGCTCGGCGATGTGACGACGGACGGCGGCAAGACGCCGTACGACGCCCTGCTCACCTTCGCCATCCCCTGCGGCGGCAAGGACGGCGGCGCGTTCGCCTACCAGCCCGACAAGGCAGGCAAGCTCGTCGCCAACGGTGACGCCACCGCGGCCGCGGTCCTCGGCTCGCTCGGCAAGGGGCTCGTCGTCGGGAACAACGCCGCCGTCAAGGACCCCACCTGCACCAAGGGCGCCGTGGCCAAGCCCGAGCAGGCCGCCCAGAACGGTGCCTACTACCTCGCCGGCGCCCTCGCCGAGTCCGGTCACCTCGACTCCCCGCCGATGCCCGGCGCCGAGGACAGCGCCCCGCAGCCCGACTTCGGCAACACCGCCGACGCGGTCGTCGCGCTGTCCGCCTCCGGCCACAAGGACAAGGCCGCCGCCTCCGTGAAGTGGCTGGAGAAGAACTCCGCTGCCTGGGCGAAGGAGAACGGCCCCGCCGCGTACGCGCAGCTCGTCATGGCCGCCCACGCCACCGGCACCGACGTCCACGACTTCGGCGGCGCCGACCTCGTCGCCCAGCTGAACGCGACCGGGCCCGAGCCCGCCGCGGTCAAGAAGCCGACGGCGTCCGAGACCAAGGAGGAGGAGAAGAAGGACAGCGGCGACGGGGACGGGATCGGCGGTGTCTGGTGGTTCGTCGGGATCGGCCTCGCCGTCGGCGCCGGCGCCGGGTTCCTGATCAGCGGCCGCCGCAAGAACCAGCAGCTGTGA
- a CDS encoding winged helix DNA-binding domain-containing protein produces MTITVRELNRATLSRQLLLAREPLTVADGVRRVVALQAQHPASPYVALWNRLTDFAPAELDAAFTDRTVVKATLMRITLHAVHAEDYPAFRAAMRPTLYASRLGARFAAAGLTPADAEELVPELLAFARRPRTSAEMQAWAEERLGAEKKDGGWWGLKGYAPLHHAPTGAPWSFGHRPSFVAAGDSGPEPTGRAVDTQALRTLILRYLAGFGPASIADVAQFAMVQRAPVRTAFLAMGDSVEQLQGPDGEALFDLPGASRPPAGTPSPPRLMAMWDSVLLAYADRSRVIPPEYRPLVIRRNGDVLPTLLVDGRVAGVWRPTADGIEATAFHPLSPAAWDGLAAEAESLTAFLGDREAEVYGRYHHWWSKLPEGEVRVL; encoded by the coding sequence GTGACGATCACCGTGCGCGAACTCAACCGGGCGACCCTCAGCCGCCAACTGCTCCTGGCGCGTGAGCCGCTGACCGTCGCCGACGGGGTGCGGCGGGTGGTCGCGCTCCAGGCGCAGCACCCGGCGTCCCCGTACGTCGCCCTGTGGAACCGGCTCACGGACTTCGCCCCGGCCGAGCTCGACGCCGCCTTCACCGACCGCACGGTGGTGAAGGCCACGCTGATGCGGATCACACTGCACGCCGTGCACGCCGAGGACTACCCGGCCTTCCGCGCGGCGATGCGGCCGACGCTGTACGCCTCGCGCCTGGGCGCCCGCTTCGCCGCGGCGGGGCTGACTCCGGCGGACGCCGAGGAACTGGTGCCGGAGCTGCTGGCGTTCGCCCGCCGGCCGCGGACCTCCGCGGAGATGCAGGCGTGGGCCGAGGAGCGGCTGGGCGCCGAGAAGAAGGACGGCGGGTGGTGGGGGCTGAAGGGGTACGCGCCGCTGCACCACGCCCCGACGGGCGCGCCCTGGTCCTTCGGCCACCGCCCGTCCTTCGTCGCGGCGGGCGACAGCGGACCGGAGCCCACTGGCCGCGCGGTGGACACCCAGGCCCTGCGGACCTTGATCCTGCGGTATCTGGCGGGGTTCGGGCCCGCGTCGATCGCGGACGTGGCGCAGTTCGCCATGGTGCAGCGCGCACCGGTCCGCACGGCGTTCCTCGCCATGGGCGACTCCGTCGAACAGCTCCAGGGCCCGGACGGCGAGGCCCTGTTCGACCTCCCCGGCGCATCCCGCCCGCCCGCCGGCACACCCTCCCCGCCCCGCCTGATGGCCATGTGGGACAGCGTGCTGCTGGCGTACGCGGACCGCAGCCGGGTGATACCCCCGGAGTACCGCCCCCTGGTCATCCGGCGCAACGGCGACGTCCTGCCCACCCTGCTGGTGGACGGCCGCGTCGCCGGCGTCTGGCGCCCCACGGCGGACGGCATAGAGGCCACGGCGTTCCACCCGCTCTCCCCGGCGGCCTGGGACGGGCTCGCGGCGGAGGCCGAGTCACTGACGGCCTTCCTCGGCGATCGCGAGGCGGAGGTCTACGGCCGCTACCACCACTGGTGGAGCAAGCTCCCGGAGGGCGAGGTGCGGGTGCTGTAG
- a CDS encoding MBL fold metallo-hydrolase, with protein sequence MTQVINHGGGVHSIKVPIPDNPLGHTLVHLLDTDRGPVLIDTGWDDPEAWDTLTAGLTGVGVDVTDIHGVVITHHHPDHHGLSGQVREASGAWIAMHAADTAIVRRTRASEPGTWLAYLAAKLATVGAPDDHIAPLLAAREKGGRMRTLPGLRAAIPDREIVPGELLDLAGRTLRAIWTPGHTPGHVCLHLEEDHPANLPGRGRLFSGDHLLPGISPHVGLYEDPDDATAATDPLGDYLDSLERIGRLGVAEVLPAHQYAFADAAGRVRELLDHHEERLTGLLALLAEPLTPWQLAERMEWNRPWEQIPYGSRNIAVSEAESHLRRLVKLGRAEAVTGSEPVTYVAV encoded by the coding sequence ATGACGCAGGTGATCAACCACGGTGGCGGCGTCCACAGCATCAAGGTCCCCATCCCGGACAACCCGCTGGGCCACACCCTGGTCCATCTGCTCGACACGGACCGGGGCCCGGTCCTGATCGACACCGGCTGGGACGACCCGGAGGCCTGGGACACGCTCACCGCCGGGCTCACCGGCGTGGGCGTGGACGTCACCGACATCCACGGCGTGGTCATCACCCACCACCACCCCGACCACCACGGCCTCTCCGGCCAGGTCCGTGAGGCGTCCGGGGCCTGGATCGCGATGCACGCGGCCGACACCGCGATCGTCCGCCGCACCCGCGCGTCGGAGCCGGGCACCTGGCTGGCCTACCTCGCGGCGAAGCTGGCGACGGTCGGCGCCCCCGATGACCACATCGCCCCGCTGCTGGCCGCCCGCGAGAAGGGCGGCCGGATGCGCACCCTGCCCGGTCTGCGGGCGGCGATCCCGGACCGCGAGATCGTGCCGGGCGAACTCCTCGACCTGGCGGGCCGCACCCTGCGCGCGATCTGGACCCCGGGCCACACCCCCGGCCACGTCTGCCTGCACCTGGAGGAGGACCACCCGGCCAACCTCCCGGGCCGCGGCCGCCTCTTCTCCGGCGACCACCTGCTCCCCGGCATCAGCCCGCACGTCGGCCTCTACGAGGACCCGGACGACGCCACGGCCGCCACGGACCCGCTGGGCGACTACCTCGACTCCCTGGAACGCATCGGCCGCCTGGGCGTGGCCGAGGTCCTCCCGGCCCACCAGTACGCGTTCGCGGACGCGGCGGGCCGCGTGCGGGAACTCCTGGACCACCACGAGGAACGCCTGACGGGCCTCCTCGCCCTCCTCGCCGAACCGCTCACACCGTGGCAGCTGGCCGAACGGATGGAGTGGAACCGCCCCTGGGAGCAAATCCCCTACGGCTCCCGGAACATCGCCGTCTCGGAGGCCGAGTCGCACCTGCGCCGCCTGGTGAAGCTGGGGCGCGCGGAGGCGGTGACGGGGAGCGAGCCGGTGACGTACGTGGCGGTGTGA
- a CDS encoding VOC family protein codes for MTASLHHIVIDTHDLPALARFWAAVLKWRILSEREREVVIGPDIGSPVGICFMPAPETKTVKNRLHLDLTTAPGEGEAEIERILALGARRAELGQTGDESWTVLADPEGNEFCVVRPKATLIG; via the coding sequence ATGACCGCGTCCCTGCACCACATCGTCATCGACACCCACGACCTGCCGGCCCTGGCCCGTTTCTGGGCCGCGGTACTGAAGTGGCGCATCCTGTCCGAGCGGGAGCGCGAGGTGGTGATCGGGCCGGACATCGGCTCCCCGGTCGGCATCTGCTTCATGCCGGCTCCCGAGACGAAGACCGTGAAGAACCGCCTGCACCTCGACCTGACGACGGCCCCGGGCGAGGGAGAGGCGGAGATCGAGCGCATCCTCGCGCTCGGAGCGCGCCGCGCGGAACTCGGTCAGACCGGAGACGAGTCATGGACCGTGCTCGCGGACCCGGAGGGGAACGAGTTCTGCGTCGTGCGGCCGAAGGCCACGCTGATCGGATGA